A region from the Drosophila mauritiana strain mau12 chromosome 2L, ASM438214v1, whole genome shotgun sequence genome encodes:
- the LOC117135265 gene encoding DNA topoisomerase 3-alpha isoform X2 encodes MKAVLTCFRPVFASHRRYCANPGQAMKYLNVAEKNDAAKTIAGLLSKGAAHRREGYSVYNKVFDFEALVRGKNAKMVMTSVSGHMMQLAFQVSYKNWRTVDPRSLFDAPVKKGVSADYEPIKRTLEREVRGCQGLIIWTDCDREGENIGYEIIDVCRAIKPNIPVYRATFSEITTVAVRRALQQLGQPDKRQSDAVDVRTELDLRTGAAITRFQTMRLQRLFPEKIADKLISYGSCQIPTLGFVAERYKEIEAFVSEPFWKIKVLHTIDDLTVEFNWARNRLFDKEACENYLLLCLAEPDPRALVESVTVKPKHKWRPTPLDTVEMEKLGSRKLKLSAKETMTIAEKLYTKGFISYPRTETNQFSKEFALAPLVEMQTGHRDWGAFAQRVIEWGPNPRNGNKSDQAHPPIHPTKLAENLQGNEARVYELVVRHFLACVSKDAVGSETLVHIDIAGEKFTANGLVIHERNYLDVYVYDKWSAKQIHHYENGQRFEPTEVSLHEGATTAPPLLTEADLIALMEKHGIGTDATHAEHINTIKERGYIGVLDKGFLVPGVIGMGLYEGYDAMELALAKPQLRAEFELDLKLICQGQKDPKVVLTEQIAKYKQSYQQITDKITAMDAKISARINETPAANSAGQGGADGSGPSQGIIQSIFQCPKCNEAPLALKPKKNQQGWYIGCNNFPDCKNAVWLPTECKDASVLDECCPTCGDGYRMLKFRLSTPYYRGVFSTPSGWYKTCLPCDNLFRTTFNINLDAVKKVGGIVGEVRGGGGGPGSGPGGGPGSGPGGGPGSGPGGGGSGRGGGSGGWNSGPGGGGSGGGGGSGGWGSGTGGGGSGGRGSGTGGGGLGGGRGKKPSGESKKPPTKKPPSEPKPKKTKEPKAAANKNSSSKSSSSIRSYFTSAAPTNSASNGLDEFFDSNDGFEDAMLAAAESVESSSQPKTISMVPLDDDIAAAFAADDDAEFEALVNGGTLPTDSNVDQQLDKSLSEWVKEQDKADEMPMLWGTRERASFGTAAPTPPPKPAAKRPRWDSVEWDSTPPSSVPESKTVLCTGCQQPARQNTVRRNVPNLGRQFYKCPKPDECNFFQWADEPSSSAKSKNYTGSAPQSTTSWGSNRVATLPSIQQSNSQRGKSSMRSNSSSTVTITQTKTKQQERNTATSGDGEEVMCNCGQMASKLTVRREGPNQGRPFYTCPTREKSCGFFKWGDEDQNQGASSTSWGSANRNPPGRSQPTASTSDGPKTRRCGLCRKEGHTRNKCPRKDEFDM; translated from the exons ATGAAAGCTGTCTTAACATGTTTTCGCCCCGTCTTCGCCTCACACAGAAGATACTGCGCTAATCCAGGCCAGGCAATGAAGTACCTGAACGTGGCGGAGAAGAACGACGCCGCCAAAACTATTGCCGGCCTGCTGTCTAAAGGCGCAGCACACAGG CGCGAAGGCTACTCGGTGTACAACAAGGTCTTCGATTTCGAGGCCCTTGTGCGCGGAAAGAATGCCAAAATGGTTATGACCTCCGTATCCGGCCACATGATGCAGCTGGCATTCCAGGTGTCGTACAAAAATTGGAGAACAGTGGATCCGCGCTCTTTATTCGACGCGCCGGTGAAGAAGGGCGTTAGCGCGGACTATGAGCCCATCAAAAGGACCTTGGAGCGCGAGGTCCGTGGCTGTCAGGGATTGATTATCTGGACGGATTGCGATCGCGAGGGCGAGAACATTGGCTACGAGATTATTGATGTGTGTCGCGCTATCAAACCGAATATTCCGGTTTATCGTGCCACTTTCTCGGAGATTACCACGGTGGCGGTGCGTCGGGCTCTGCAGCAATTGGGGCAGCCGGACAAAAGGCAGAGCGATGCCGTGGATGTGCGCACGGAACTGGACTTGCGAACTGGTGCCGCCATCACCCGGTTTCAGACAATGCGCCTACAACGTTTATTCCCCGAAAAGATAGCTGATAAGCTCATCTCTTATGGAAGCTGCCAAATTCCCACTTTGGGATTCGTCGCCGAACGGTATAAGGAGATTGAGGCCTTTGTATCCGAGCCGTTTTGGAAGATTAAGG TTCTGCACACAATTGATGACTTGACGGTGGAGTTTAATTGGGCCCGAAACCGACTCTTCGATAAGGAAGCTTGTGAAAACTATCTGCTTCTCTGCCTGGCCGAACCGGATCCTAGAGCGCTCGTGGAGAGCGTCACCGTTAAGCCCAAACACAAATGGCGACCCACTCCGTTGGATACCGTGGAAATGGAGAAGCTTGGCTCGAGGAAACTCAAGCTATCTGCCAAGGAGACGATGACCATTGCCGAAAAACTGTATACCAAGGGTTTCATCAGCTATCCCCGTACGGAAACCAACCAGTTCTCCAAGGAGTTTGCTCTGGCACCACTAGTTGAGATGCAAACTGGTCACCGCGACTGGGGAGCATTTGCCCAGCGGGTGATTGAGTGGGGACCGAATCCTCGAAACGGTAACAAGTCGGATCAGGCGCATCCTCCCATTCATCCTACCAAGCTGGCAGAAA ACCTGCAGGGAAACGAGGCGCGAGTGTACGAACTGGTCGTCCGGCACTTTCTCGCCTGCGTCAGCAAAGATGCAGTCGGCTCCGAAACCCTTGTCCACATCGACATTGCCGGTGAGAAGTTCACTGCTAATGGTCTTGTTATTCACGAACGAAACTACCTggatgtttatgtttatgacAAGTGGAGTGCGAAGCAGATCCATCACTATGAAAACGGACAGCGCTTTGAGCCCACGGAAGTGTCGCTCCACGAAGGTGCCACCACTGCCCCACCCCTGCTGACCGAAGCGGATTTGATTGCACTGATGGAAAAACATGGGATTGGTACAGATGCCACCCACGCTGAGCACATAAACACGATCAAGGAACGCGGCTACATCGGGGTGCTGGACAAGGGCTTTTTGGTACCTGGAGTTATAGGAATGGGACTGTATGAGGGATACGATGCCATGGAGCTAGCCCTGGCCAAGCCACAACTTCGTGCTGAGTTTGAATTGGATTTAAAACTAATTTGTCAAGGGCAGAAAGATCCCAAGGTGGTCCTGACCGAACAGATCGCCAAGTACAAGCAGTCCTATCAGCAAATTACCGATAAGATTACCGCCATGGACGCCAAGATATCTGCTCGCATCAATGAGACACCAGCTGCCAATTCTGCAGGTCAGGGAGGAGCCGATGGAAGTGGTCCAAGTCAAGGCATCATCCAATCAATCTTCCAGTGCCCTAAGTGCAATGAGGCTCCTCTGGCGCTGAAGCCCAAGAAGAACCAGCAGGGCTGGTACATTGGCTGCAATAACTTTCCTGACTGCAAAAACGCAGTCTGGCTTCCGACGGAGTGCAAGGACGCATCCGTGCTGGACGAGTGTTGTCCCACCTGTGGCGATGGATACCGAATGCTCAAGTTCCGCCTGAGCACGCCTTACTATCGCGGGGTATTCAGTACTCCCAGCGGTTGGTACAAAACCTGTTTGCCCTGCGATAATCTCTTTCGCACCACGTTCAACATTAATTTGGACGCGGTTAAGAAAGTGGGAGGCATTGTGGGTGAAGTGCGTGGTGGAGGAGGGGGTCCTGGCTCAGGACCCGGAGGCGGTCCAGGCTCAGGACCCGGAGGCGGTCCAGGCTCAGGACCCGGAGGCGGTGGCTCTGGCAGAGGAGGCGGCTCTGGAGGATGGAACAGCGGACCTGGAGGCGGTGGCTCTGGCGGAGGAGGTGGCTCTGGAGGATGGGGCAGTGGAACTGGAGGCGGTGGCTCTGGTGGACGGGGCAGCGGAACTGGAGGCGGTGGCTTGGGAGGAGGAAGGGGCAAGAAACCTAGCGGCGAATCTAAAAAACCACCTACTAAAAAGCCTCCCAGCGAACCCAAACCGAAAAAGACTAAAGAGCCGAAAGCGGCAGCCAACAAAAATTCAAGCAGCAAATCGTCTAGCAGCATACGCAGCTACTTTACAAGTGCGGCGCCTACGAATTCCGCCAGTAATGGACTAGATGAGTTTTTCGATAGTAACGATGGCTTTGAGGACGCCATGTTGGCTGCTGCCGAATCCGTCGAATCGAGTAGCCAACCCAAAACCATTAGTATGGTTCCCCTGGATGACGACATAGCCGCCGCTTTTGCAGCGGATGATGATGCTGAATTTGAGGCGTTGGTAAACGGCGGAACCCTGCCCACCGACTCCAATGTGGACCAGCAGCTAGACAAAAGTCTCTCGGAATGGGTAAAGGAGCAGGACAAAGCGGACGAGATGCCAATGCTTTGGGGAACTCGTGAGCGAGCGTCGTTCGGTACTGCTGCTCCCACTCCTCCCCCGAAACCGGCAGCTAAACGACCGAGATGGGACAGTGTCGAATGGGATTCCACACCACCCTCTTCGGTTCCGGAATCCAAAACAGTGCTGTGTACCGGATGTCAGCAGCCAGCTCGCCAGAACACTGTTCGTAGGAATGTACCCAACCTAGGCAGGCAGTTCTACAAGTGTCCCAAACCGGATGAGTGCAACTTCTTTCAGTGGGCTGATGAGCCGTCGTCGTCGGCCAAAAGCAAGAATTACACCGGCAGTGCACCCCAAAGTACAACATCCTGGGGCTCGAATCGAGTGGCTACACTGCCAAGCATTCAGCAGAGCAACTCACAGCGTGGCAAATCATCTATGCGATCAAACTCCAGCAGTACTGTCACCATTACTCAAACGAAAACCAAACAGCAGGAGAGGAATACCGCGACTTCAGGGGACGGAGAGGAGGTGATGTGCAACTGTGGGCAAATGGCTAGCAAGCTGACGGTCCGAAGAGAGGGACCAAACCAGGGTCGACCCTTCTATACCTGTCCCACGCGGGAAAAGTCGTGCGGTTTCTTCAAATGGGGAG ATGAGGACCAAAACCAAGGTGCTAGCAGCACCTCTTGGGGCTCGGCTAATCGAAATCCCCCTGGACGCAGTCAGCCCACGGCTTCTACGTCCGATGGTCCCAAAACACGACGCTGTGGTCTCTGTCGCAAGGAGGGACACACAAGGAACAAGTGTCCTCGCAAGGATGAGTTTGATATGTAG